The DNA region TGGTTGTCATGATCAGGCTGGGAAAAGTTAAAACGGACCCTGTTGAGAATCTCAAAAGACATGCGGAGGCGATTGGAGAAGCTGTAAGGCAGGCAATCAAGCCTGACAGAATTACAGTTGAATATCCGAGAGAAAGGAGGAGATACCCTGAATGTTTTAGAGGCTTTATTATCTTTGACAAGGAAAAATGCATAAGCTGTTACAGATGTGCTCAAATCTGCCCTGCGAATGCTATCCAGATGGAGTATTATGATAACGCCTACCCGGGGATAGACTACGCAAAGTGCATTTTCTGCCACTTCTGCGTTGACAGCTGTCCGACCGGTGCTCTCAATACAAGCAAGGTTCATGATGTGGCATTCAAGACGATGGAAGAAATGAAACTGAGCACAAAGAACATAATGAAAATCCCTGAGGTGGTCAGGGAAGAAAAATTCACGGTTGACTATTACGTTGACAAAAACGTATGGAAACTTGTGAGAAAGAAGGAGCTGGACAGACTTGAAGTTGAGCCCAAGCCTGTAAAGGTTAGGGAAAGAAGGGCTGCCTGCATCGAACCTGAAAGCTGTATCGGTTGCAGACTCTGTGCCAGTGTATGCCCGCAAAATGCGATTGTGGTTGAAAGGTGTGAGATCAGCATAGACGAAGAAGTTACGGGGACTGGATGTGTTCTTGAAGTTCACACTGACAGATGTACCGGTTGCGGACTCTGTGTGAGACAATGTCCGATGCAGATTTTGACCCTTCAAGAGGTGGGAGAATGATGGCGAGAGAGTGGCAGTTCCCTCTGCCAGAAAAGAAGCACAAGAAAAAATACTTTGGCAATCTGAAGATTGAGGTGATTGACACTGGGTACTGCTGTCACTGCGCCGCATGCGCGTCAATCTGCCCGGTGGAGGGAATAACAGCCGGAGACGCTCCCATAGACTTTCCCAACTGGATTAAAGAGTGTGTGGATTGCGGCGCATGTATTAAGGTATGCCCCAGATGGGACTACACTCCGAAAAACGGTCTTGGAGAGTACACGGAACTTGTTGCTGCAAGATCGAAGAGATTTGTGGGGCAGGATGGGGCAATGGTTACAGAATTCACAGCCTCAGCCCTCGAGATGGGCATAATCGAAAGGGCGATTTTCGTTGCGAGAGACTCCAACTGGAGGACGAAGATAGTTACTGTAAAGTCTCCAGAGCAGCTCTATGATCGCAAGATTACTGGAACGAAGTACTCTTATGCGGACGTTTTGCCTGCTTTGAAGGAAGCAGTGTTGAAGTCGGAAGCTGTGGGTTTTGTTGGAACCCCATGCATGGTAACTGCTGTCAGGAAAATGCAGAAAGCATTTAAGAAATTTCAAAGAGTAAAACTCTCCATCGGTCTTTTCTGCACTGAAAACTTCTATCATCACCAACTTTACGAATTCCTGCTTGAGAAGGCAAACGCAGACTTGAGAAATGCCGTTAAAACGGACATAAAGAAGGGAAAGTTCATTGTGGAGATGAAAGACGGCAGCAAAGTGAGGATACCTGTAAAGGACTTCGAAGAAATCATCCCTTCAGGATGTAAGGTGTGTCAGGATTTCACGGCAGTGGACAGCGATGTCAGCATCGGAAGTGTTGGAAGCGCAAACAGATTCTCTACAGTTATGGTCAGAACTGAGGTTGCGAAACAGATTCTTGATTACATTAAAGAGAAAGATTATGCTGAGTTCAGGGAGCCAAAGCTCGAACTTGTACAGAAGCTCTGCGATCACAAGATAAAGATACACCCGTGGCCACCCAAGAAAAAGAAAGAGGAAGATTAAATCTTCTCCAGAATTATTTTAAAAGCATTTTTTTCTTTCTCAGATCCACATTTCCGTGCAATTTCGCTGTAGTATACTATTCTGTTTTTCAACTCTGCTTTTTTAGCCTCATCCTTTATCGCAACAAACCTTGTAGCATGCACAAGAGCCTCAATCACGGCGTTGAACCCCCTGTTAACTGCCCTGAATTGCCTCTGCAAAACCTCACCATCAACAAGTTCCAGCACTGCATAACCCCCCTCAAGTCTGGCGCTGAACTCGCACCATGCCATTGCCCCTTTGATAACCGGTGGATTGATTGATTCGAAGTATTCCGGCCCCAGATCATCAAATGAGGCCAGTGCGAATATTACAGCATCCCATATAACATTCGCAAATAGTCTCCCTTCTCTTTCCACGTTCTCTCTTGTATGTGATCTGTAAAGTCTGACTCTGGCCATTCTTGAGCTGCAATCCTCAACGATGATTCCGATGGGGGCAGTGTTTAGACTGCCGTCAGCTTTTCTGGTAATGGCGATTATCTCGTTTATACCTTCGGTAAACCCAAAATCCGCGAGTCTCACACTCTCCACCCCTCCACAATTGCAAGGTATATTGACGAGGCGGTCAAATCCGCTATTGTACCTGGATTTGCCCCATCTTTTAGCAGTCTTTCATCAAGCGCTCTGATCTTATCCGGACTGCCGGCGGCGTTTTTCGAATACTCCATAATCTTTTTTGCGTAATCAAACCCCTTCTTTGCGATTATGAGAGGATCCGGATAGCGAGAAAGCAGAGAATGGTAGAGAGAAACTATCGTTTCGTTTGGATCTTTATCTGAACTCAGAATGAAGTCCGCACCGGCAAGACTGATGGGATAACCGTCTGTAAGCTCTTTCGCTATAAGATTCTCTCCAGGAGCAAGCTTCATCCATCCATAAATGTTTACTCCACTCTCAGCTATCTCCCTCTCTGTCCCGGAACTCTGGAGATTCATTTTCTCGGCGCCTATCACTCTCGCTTTAGCAAGTTTAAAGGCGTCGAGAACTCTCAGACTGTCTTCGTAATCTGTTCTTTTCAGATTTTCAACAGCCACGTTTGCCATACCATCCTTATCTCCAGCTCTCCACGCTGAAACCAGAGGAACCAGCAATAAGAACGCGCCGAAATGAACATTCTCTGCCCTGTGCCATTTCATGCTCTCTCTCACGGCCA from Archaeoglobus neptunius includes:
- a CDS encoding 4Fe-4S binding protein, with product MIRLGKVKTDPVENLKRHAEAIGEAVRQAIKPDRITVEYPRERRRYPECFRGFIIFDKEKCISCYRCAQICPANAIQMEYYDNAYPGIDYAKCIFCHFCVDSCPTGALNTSKVHDVAFKTMEEMKLSTKNIMKIPEVVREEKFTVDYYVDKNVWKLVRKKELDRLEVEPKPVKVRERRAACIEPESCIGCRLCASVCPQNAIVVERCEISIDEEVTGTGCVLEVHTDRCTGCGLCVRQCPMQILTLQEVGE
- a CDS encoding Coenzyme F420 hydrogenase/dehydrogenase, beta subunit C-terminal domain, with protein sequence MMAREWQFPLPEKKHKKKYFGNLKIEVIDTGYCCHCAACASICPVEGITAGDAPIDFPNWIKECVDCGACIKVCPRWDYTPKNGLGEYTELVAARSKRFVGQDGAMVTEFTASALEMGIIERAIFVARDSNWRTKIVTVKSPEQLYDRKITGTKYSYADVLPALKEAVLKSEAVGFVGTPCMVTAVRKMQKAFKKFQRVKLSIGLFCTENFYHHQLYEFLLEKANADLRNAVKTDIKKGKFIVEMKDGSKVRIPVKDFEEIIPSGCKVCQDFTAVDSDVSIGSVGSANRFSTVMVRTEVAKQILDYIKEKDYAEFREPKLELVQKLCDHKIKIHPWPPKKKKEED
- a CDS encoding DUF447 domain-containing protein, producing the protein MRLADFGFTEGINEIIAITRKADGSLNTAPIGIIVEDCSSRMARVRLYRSHTRENVEREGRLFANVIWDAVIFALASFDDLGPEYFESINPPVIKGAMAWCEFSARLEGGYAVLELVDGEVLQRQFRAVNRGFNAVIEALVHATRFVAIKDEAKKAELKNRIVYYSEIARKCGSEKEKNAFKIILEKI
- a CDS encoding triphosphoribosyl-dephospho-CoA synthase codes for the protein MLRRPSDAATAACLSLLLEVSGNPKAGNVDREHNFEDLRYEQFLASSVGAYPAFLEVAEGKMGIGEGILMAVRESMKWHRAENVHFGAFLLLVPLVSAWRAGDKDGMANVAVENLKRTDYEDSLRVLDAFKLAKARVIGAEKMNLQSSGTEREIAESGVNIYGWMKLAPGENLIAKELTDGYPISLAGADFILSSDKDPNETIVSLYHSLLSRYPDPLIIAKKGFDYAKKIMEYSKNAAGSPDKIRALDERLLKDGANPGTIADLTASSIYLAIVEGWRV